A single genomic interval of Penaeus vannamei isolate JL-2024 chromosome 21, ASM4276789v1, whole genome shotgun sequence harbors:
- the LOC113804764 gene encoding uncharacterized protein isoform X1, producing the protein MFRDSSHQRDPMSGVGVVGRYVARSWSSGSGPPRGAEQRHNQPPPHRNSHHWKIPAFFRRKFEIAQRGGGRVGSTDPGRSDRGVSVTEGAFKDPTYKDPLKDPLRDPSSSDPYGASASPYSEPEIHDAGYHREPRYLDLFDPGVSVVRDPKLDQPNARRKGRARTLMERMLSSLASTRVIIGCTIVLIVLVVTIVIVASTSRGAFFGPDPRVHHPHVTTVTACGLAQGVIENNAYVFRGLPYAIPPVGRYRFRQSQLQTSLEDCWTGTYLANVTRPCWGYDTQGAVVEGSEDCLLLDVFTPQLGYDSPLPVVVYVGGISLGGDTRRPWLLSGATTVVKERRIVLVAPQVRRGMLGFLPHPRLAASTYPHTSGNQGVSDLLTALKWVQRNVEHFGGDPGRITLLGHQAGAAMAWPLLSSSQGHRLIHSAWITGTAPLHPEYSWREADPELVESLNCSTVRCLETTPARNVMEAPSLEYRRPYGRPWLLADGLVVPFIPSKPQVPVMIGSTEQVAADMLVSWRDRLGSSRQQLIDSVVDGLRLYERSFEPPMSPGDQMGERGRWPLPPPGGRDMGSRRPTMSGSDMWPRRPTMWPGRNMDGGRSRDGGRSRDGGRSRDGGRPRGDGRPRDGGRPIDGRRDSTTNTFMAGSTEAEMAIDWYSGLSDHPWLLLTTLVSDATITCPVLSTAASLARARSLAHPTGDEDVPIYSYVSRHARVSRVGALADGHSDIESILGVFRPQTRGDARYARTMQDLFFLFVTNGAPEWHSPTPAHLGIYIIDENYKTDRARSQCEKWGNYTHLARRYK; encoded by the exons GATGTCCGGCGTGGGCGTGGTGGGGCGGTATGTGGCGCGCAGTTGGAGCAGCGGGTCGGGGCCTCCGCGGGGCGCGGAGCAGCGCCACAACCAGCCACCACCACACCGCAACTCCCACCACTGGAAAATTCCTGCCTTCTTCAGGAGGAAGTTTGAGATCGCTCAG CGCGGTGGTGGGCGGGTGGGGAGCACCGACCCGGGGAGGAGTGACAGGGGCGTGTCCGTGACCGAGGGCGCCTTTAAGGACCCCACCTACAAAGACCCCCTCAAGGACCCGCTTCGCGACCCCTCCAGCAGCGATCCCTACGGGGCTTCCGCCTCTCCCTACTCGGAGCCGGAG ATCCACGACGCGGGGTACCACAGGGAGCCTCGTTACCTGGACCTGTTCGACCCGGGGGTGTCGGTGGTGCGGGACCCTAAGCTCGACCAGCCCAACGCCAGGAGGAAGGGGCGCGCCAGGACGCTGATGGAGCGCATgctctcctccttggcctccacCAGGGTCATTATAG GCTGTACCATCGTGCTGATTGTGCTGGTGGTGACGATAGTGATTGTGGCGTCGACGTCGCGGGGCGCGTTCTTCGGACCGGACCCCCGAGTCCATCACCCGCACGTCACGACCGTCACGGCGTGCGGTCTCGCCCAAGG agTGATTGAGAACAACGCCTACGTGTTCCGCGGACTTCCCTACGCCATCCCTCCGGTGGGCCGGTACAGGTTCCGCCAGTCGCAGCTGCAGACGTCGCTGGAGGACTGCTGGACGGGGACCTACCTAGCCAACGTGACACGACCCTGCTGGGGCTACGACACTCAG GGTGCAGTAGTAGAGGGATCTGAGGATTGCTTGCTGCTGGATGTGTTCACGCCCCAACTAGGATACGACTCGCCCCTTCCTGTCGTGGTTTACGTTGGCGGGATAAGCCTCGGAGGAGACACCCGGCGCCCCTGGCTGCTCAGTGGAGCCACCACGGTCGTGAAGGAGCGGCGGATCGTCCTCGTTGCCCCGCAGGTCCGTCGAGGAATGCTGGGCTTCCTCCCGCACCCCCGGCTCGCGGCATCGACCTACCCCCACACCTCCGGCAACCAAGGCGTCTCGGACCTCCTGACGGCCCTCAAGTGGGTTCAGCGTAACGTGGAGCACTTCGGCGGGGACCCTGGCCGCATCACGCTCCTGGGCCACCAGGCGGGGGCGGCGATGGCCTggcctctcctttcctcgtctcagGGCCATCGCCTGATCCACTCCGCCTGGATCACCGGCACGGCGCCGCTCCACCCGGAATACTCGTGGCGGGAGGCAGACCCCGAGCTGGTGGAGTCGCTCAACTGCTCCACAGTCCGGTGCCTCGAAACCACTCCGGCCCGCAACGTGATGGAGGCGCCCTCGCTCGAGTACCGCCGCCCCTACGGCCGCCCGTGGCTCCTGGCTGATGGTCTCGTTGTGCCCTTCATCCCGTCCAAGCCACAAGTGCCTGTCATGATCG GATCAACGGAGCAAGTAGCGGCGGATATGCTTGTCTCGTGGAGGGACCGCCTGGGCAGCTCCCGCCAGCAGCTGATTGATTCGGTCGTCGATGGCCTGAGGCTCTACGAGAGGAGTTTCGAACCCCCAATGTCACCCGGAGACCAGATGGGAGAGCGGGGCAGATGGCCCCTCCCTCCGCCAGGCGGCCGAGACATGGGCTCCCGACGGCCCACTATGTCGGGATCAGACATGTGGCCAAGACGACCGACGATGTGGCCTGGACGCAACATGGACGGCGGGCGGTCTAGGGACGGTGGGCGGTCAAGAGACGGGGGGCGCTCAAGGGATGGCGGGCGTCCCAGAGGCGACGGGCGGCCAAGGGATGGCGGGCGACCTATAGATGGCCGCAGAGATTCAACCACCAACACTTTCATGGCAGGATCAACCGAAGCGGAAATGGCCATTGATTGGTACTCTGGTCTCTCGGATCATCCATGGCTGCTTCTCACGACACTCGTTTCCGATGCCACGATCACCTGCCCAGTTCTCTCCACAGCGGCCTCGCTGGCCAGGGCCCGCAGCCTGGCCCATCCCACTGGGGACGAAGATGTGCCTATTTACTCTTATGTGTCACGCCATGCACGGGTCAGTCGGGTCGGGGCGCTCGCCGACGGTCATTCGGATATCGAGTCAATCCTTGGGGTGTTTCGCCCGCAGACTCGCGGCGATGCTCGTTATGCCCGCACTATGCAGgatctgttttttctcttcgttaCCAACGGGGCTCCGGAATGGCACTCACCCACACCTGCCCATCTGGGAATCTACATTATCGACGAAAATTATAAAACTGATCGTGCGAGATCTCAATGCGAAAAATGGGGCAACTACACGCATCTTGCCAGGAGATATAAGTGA
- the LOC113804764 gene encoding uncharacterized protein isoform X2 yields MSGVGVVGRYVARSWSSGSGPPRGAEQRHNQPPPHRNSHHWKIPAFFRRKFEIAQRGGGRVGSTDPGRSDRGVSVTEGAFKDPTYKDPLKDPLRDPSSSDPYGASASPYSEPEIHDAGYHREPRYLDLFDPGVSVVRDPKLDQPNARRKGRARTLMERMLSSLASTRVIIGCTIVLIVLVVTIVIVASTSRGAFFGPDPRVHHPHVTTVTACGLAQGVIENNAYVFRGLPYAIPPVGRYRFRQSQLQTSLEDCWTGTYLANVTRPCWGYDTQGAVVEGSEDCLLLDVFTPQLGYDSPLPVVVYVGGISLGGDTRRPWLLSGATTVVKERRIVLVAPQVRRGMLGFLPHPRLAASTYPHTSGNQGVSDLLTALKWVQRNVEHFGGDPGRITLLGHQAGAAMAWPLLSSSQGHRLIHSAWITGTAPLHPEYSWREADPELVESLNCSTVRCLETTPARNVMEAPSLEYRRPYGRPWLLADGLVVPFIPSKPQVPVMIGSTEQVAADMLVSWRDRLGSSRQQLIDSVVDGLRLYERSFEPPMSPGDQMGERGRWPLPPPGGRDMGSRRPTMSGSDMWPRRPTMWPGRNMDGGRSRDGGRSRDGGRSRDGGRPRGDGRPRDGGRPIDGRRDSTTNTFMAGSTEAEMAIDWYSGLSDHPWLLLTTLVSDATITCPVLSTAASLARARSLAHPTGDEDVPIYSYVSRHARVSRVGALADGHSDIESILGVFRPQTRGDARYARTMQDLFFLFVTNGAPEWHSPTPAHLGIYIIDENYKTDRARSQCEKWGNYTHLARRYK; encoded by the exons ATGTCCGGCGTGGGCGTGGTGGGGCGGTATGTGGCGCGCAGTTGGAGCAGCGGGTCGGGGCCTCCGCGGGGCGCGGAGCAGCGCCACAACCAGCCACCACCACACCGCAACTCCCACCACTGGAAAATTCCTGCCTTCTTCAGGAGGAAGTTTGAGATCGCTCAG CGCGGTGGTGGGCGGGTGGGGAGCACCGACCCGGGGAGGAGTGACAGGGGCGTGTCCGTGACCGAGGGCGCCTTTAAGGACCCCACCTACAAAGACCCCCTCAAGGACCCGCTTCGCGACCCCTCCAGCAGCGATCCCTACGGGGCTTCCGCCTCTCCCTACTCGGAGCCGGAG ATCCACGACGCGGGGTACCACAGGGAGCCTCGTTACCTGGACCTGTTCGACCCGGGGGTGTCGGTGGTGCGGGACCCTAAGCTCGACCAGCCCAACGCCAGGAGGAAGGGGCGCGCCAGGACGCTGATGGAGCGCATgctctcctccttggcctccacCAGGGTCATTATAG GCTGTACCATCGTGCTGATTGTGCTGGTGGTGACGATAGTGATTGTGGCGTCGACGTCGCGGGGCGCGTTCTTCGGACCGGACCCCCGAGTCCATCACCCGCACGTCACGACCGTCACGGCGTGCGGTCTCGCCCAAGG agTGATTGAGAACAACGCCTACGTGTTCCGCGGACTTCCCTACGCCATCCCTCCGGTGGGCCGGTACAGGTTCCGCCAGTCGCAGCTGCAGACGTCGCTGGAGGACTGCTGGACGGGGACCTACCTAGCCAACGTGACACGACCCTGCTGGGGCTACGACACTCAG GGTGCAGTAGTAGAGGGATCTGAGGATTGCTTGCTGCTGGATGTGTTCACGCCCCAACTAGGATACGACTCGCCCCTTCCTGTCGTGGTTTACGTTGGCGGGATAAGCCTCGGAGGAGACACCCGGCGCCCCTGGCTGCTCAGTGGAGCCACCACGGTCGTGAAGGAGCGGCGGATCGTCCTCGTTGCCCCGCAGGTCCGTCGAGGAATGCTGGGCTTCCTCCCGCACCCCCGGCTCGCGGCATCGACCTACCCCCACACCTCCGGCAACCAAGGCGTCTCGGACCTCCTGACGGCCCTCAAGTGGGTTCAGCGTAACGTGGAGCACTTCGGCGGGGACCCTGGCCGCATCACGCTCCTGGGCCACCAGGCGGGGGCGGCGATGGCCTggcctctcctttcctcgtctcagGGCCATCGCCTGATCCACTCCGCCTGGATCACCGGCACGGCGCCGCTCCACCCGGAATACTCGTGGCGGGAGGCAGACCCCGAGCTGGTGGAGTCGCTCAACTGCTCCACAGTCCGGTGCCTCGAAACCACTCCGGCCCGCAACGTGATGGAGGCGCCCTCGCTCGAGTACCGCCGCCCCTACGGCCGCCCGTGGCTCCTGGCTGATGGTCTCGTTGTGCCCTTCATCCCGTCCAAGCCACAAGTGCCTGTCATGATCG GATCAACGGAGCAAGTAGCGGCGGATATGCTTGTCTCGTGGAGGGACCGCCTGGGCAGCTCCCGCCAGCAGCTGATTGATTCGGTCGTCGATGGCCTGAGGCTCTACGAGAGGAGTTTCGAACCCCCAATGTCACCCGGAGACCAGATGGGAGAGCGGGGCAGATGGCCCCTCCCTCCGCCAGGCGGCCGAGACATGGGCTCCCGACGGCCCACTATGTCGGGATCAGACATGTGGCCAAGACGACCGACGATGTGGCCTGGACGCAACATGGACGGCGGGCGGTCTAGGGACGGTGGGCGGTCAAGAGACGGGGGGCGCTCAAGGGATGGCGGGCGTCCCAGAGGCGACGGGCGGCCAAGGGATGGCGGGCGACCTATAGATGGCCGCAGAGATTCAACCACCAACACTTTCATGGCAGGATCAACCGAAGCGGAAATGGCCATTGATTGGTACTCTGGTCTCTCGGATCATCCATGGCTGCTTCTCACGACACTCGTTTCCGATGCCACGATCACCTGCCCAGTTCTCTCCACAGCGGCCTCGCTGGCCAGGGCCCGCAGCCTGGCCCATCCCACTGGGGACGAAGATGTGCCTATTTACTCTTATGTGTCACGCCATGCACGGGTCAGTCGGGTCGGGGCGCTCGCCGACGGTCATTCGGATATCGAGTCAATCCTTGGGGTGTTTCGCCCGCAGACTCGCGGCGATGCTCGTTATGCCCGCACTATGCAGgatctgttttttctcttcgttaCCAACGGGGCTCCGGAATGGCACTCACCCACACCTGCCCATCTGGGAATCTACATTATCGACGAAAATTATAAAACTGATCGTGCGAGATCTCAATGCGAAAAATGGGGCAACTACACGCATCTTGCCAGGAGATATAAGTGA
- the LOC113804747 gene encoding uncharacterized protein isoform X1 has product MHSSINHCIMDDGKVKCIRLVSIFVVSSVLCAALYCRLVWETTSPDTLIILLTVLLLCCLVEWCWKPILFLKCSSDNDPTDDDAVPIEPNTPLVYAEEPPSYDQVILQDRQSSVLFLAEMQGSRQLHGSLPGHEPQAEEGACEGQRHSSRHGVPPAYSNSPYFVANEIQLSVDGLPSYNDAVASMQETARCRGESDSNDGYSVFM; this is encoded by the exons GTAAAGTGCATTCGGCTGGTCAGCATTTTCGTGGTGAGCAGCGTCCTGTGCGCCGCGCTGTACTGCCGACTCGTCTGGGAAACCACGAGCCCAG ACACGTTGATAATCTTGCTGACGGTGCTGCTCCTCTGCTGCCTGGTCGAATGGTGCTGGAAGCCTATCCTCTTCCTGAAGTGCTCCTCGGACAACGATCCAACGGATGACGACGCCGTTCCGATCGAGCCGAACACGCCCTTGGTATACGCGGAAGAACCACCTTCGTATGACCAGGTCATCCTACAGGATCGTCAGTCGAGTGTGCTCTTTCTGGCAGAAATGCAAGGCTCAAGACAACTTCACGGCTCTTTGCCGGGCCATGAACCCCAGGCAGAGGAGGGGGCGTGTGAGGGCCAAAGACACAGCTCACGTCACGGGGTTCCTCCTGCATATTCCAATTCGCCTTACTTTGTAGCGAACGAAATCCAGTTGTCGGTAGACGGACTACCTAGTTATAATGACGCTGTTGCTTCAATGCAGGAGACTGCACGTTGCAGAGGGGAATCCGATTCTAATGACGGATATTCGGTGTTTATGTAG
- the LOC113804747 gene encoding uncharacterized protein isoform X2 — MKVKCIRLVSIFVVSSVLCAALYCRLVWETTSPDTLIILLTVLLLCCLVEWCWKPILFLKCSSDNDPTDDDAVPIEPNTPLVYAEEPPSYDQVILQDRQSSVLFLAEMQGSRQLHGSLPGHEPQAEEGACEGQRHSSRHGVPPAYSNSPYFVANEIQLSVDGLPSYNDAVASMQETARCRGESDSNDGYSVFM, encoded by the exons GTAAAGTGCATTCGGCTGGTCAGCATTTTCGTGGTGAGCAGCGTCCTGTGCGCCGCGCTGTACTGCCGACTCGTCTGGGAAACCACGAGCCCAG ACACGTTGATAATCTTGCTGACGGTGCTGCTCCTCTGCTGCCTGGTCGAATGGTGCTGGAAGCCTATCCTCTTCCTGAAGTGCTCCTCGGACAACGATCCAACGGATGACGACGCCGTTCCGATCGAGCCGAACACGCCCTTGGTATACGCGGAAGAACCACCTTCGTATGACCAGGTCATCCTACAGGATCGTCAGTCGAGTGTGCTCTTTCTGGCAGAAATGCAAGGCTCAAGACAACTTCACGGCTCTTTGCCGGGCCATGAACCCCAGGCAGAGGAGGGGGCGTGTGAGGGCCAAAGACACAGCTCACGTCACGGGGTTCCTCCTGCATATTCCAATTCGCCTTACTTTGTAGCGAACGAAATCCAGTTGTCGGTAGACGGACTACCTAGTTATAATGACGCTGTTGCTTCAATGCAGGAGACTGCACGTTGCAGAGGGGAATCCGATTCTAATGACGGATATTCGGTGTTTATGTAG